A region from the Lolium perenne isolate Kyuss_39 chromosome 4, Kyuss_2.0, whole genome shotgun sequence genome encodes:
- the LOC127292722 gene encoding uncharacterized protein, with the protein MPMEQVYGHCDKDTLKMAMLKHEETFRQQVHDLHRLYRIQKLLMRNLKREIKSQQSNLSASPNGSGGAENNCGHRAALLDVCSYEQQWPGAAATTRRGSHAAATPRAAQRAVEVEYAAQLSPEATDDEEAELELTLAVGNGAAKKRYSNEHCSPGQSFSSSSTESDTLVGSREWQHQQLVCSGAGLPYHKRRPAGFDVVQVAEDGAVQQPSPLLFHWLSLRMA; encoded by the exons ATGCCAATGGAGCAAGTCTACGGGCACTGCGACAAAGATACCCTGAAGATGGCCATGCTGAAGCATGAGGAGACATTCAGGCAGCAG GTTCACGACCTCCATCGCCTTTACAGAATCCAGAAGCTTCTGATGCGAAACCTCAAGAGGGAGATCAAGAGCCAGCAGAGCAACTTGTCCGCCTCCCCCAACGGCTCCGGCGGCGCCGAGAACAACTGCGGCCACAGAGCGGCCTTGCTCGACGTGTGCTCCTACGAGCAGCAGTGGCcaggcgccgccgccaccacacgCCGCGGCAGCCACGCGGCTGCGacgccacgcgccgcgcagcgtGCCGTGGAGGTCGAGTACGCCGCGCAGCTGAGCCCGGAGGCGACCGACGACGAGGAGGCGGAGTTGGAGCTCACGCTCGCCGTGGGCAACGGCGCCGCCAAGAAGCGGTACAGCAACGAGCACTGCTCCCCCGGGCAGAGCTTCTCGTCGTCGTCGACAGAGTCTGACACGCTCGTCGGCAGCCGGGAGTGGCAGCACCAGCAGCTGGTCTGCAGCGGCGCCGGCCTGCCGTACCACAAACGGAGGCCGGCAGGGTTCGACGTGGTGCAGGTGGCGGAGGACGGCGCGGTGCAGCAGCCTTCGCCCCTGCTGTTCCACTGGCTCAGCCTCCGGATGGCATGA
- the LOC127292723 gene encoding NADPH-dependent aldehyde reductase-like protein, chloroplastic, producing the protein MAANVGNSKPAPLPLDGRVALVTGGSRGIGREVSSHLAALGARVVINYASDSAKASALATGLNSRGLDGGVRAVAFQADVSDPASVRALFDHAEAAFGSPPHIVVASAGLLNAKYPALADTTVEDFDAMFAVNVRGTFLVCREAANRMPPSSGGRIVTFSSSIMGTLLPGYAAYTATNGAVEAMTRILAKEVAAKGVTANVVAPGPVRTELFMAGKDEAFVRSVEARSMGRLAETTDVAPVVAFLASNAAGWVNGQVIRVNGGFA; encoded by the coding sequence ATGGCAGCAAATGTGGGGAACAGCAAGCCAGCGCCGCTCCCACTCGACGGCCGCGTCGCGCTCGTCACGGGCGGCTCGCGCGGCATCGGCCGGGAGGTGTCCTCCCACCTCGCCGCCCTCGGCGCGCGCGTCGTGATCAACTACGCCTCCGACTCCGCCAAAGCATCCGCGCTCGCCACGGGGCTCAACTCGCGCGGCCTCGACGGCGGCGTCCGCGCCGTGGCGTTCCAGGCCGACGTATCCGACCCCGCGTCGGTGCGCGCGCTCTTCGACCACGCGGAGGCGGCGTTCGGCTCCCCGCCGCACATCGTGGTCGCCAGCGCCGGGCTCCTGAACGCCAAGTACCCCGCGCTCGCCGACACCACCGTCGAGGACTTCGACGCCATGTTTGCGGTTAACGTGCGCGGCACCTTCCTGGTGTGCCGCGAGGCGGCCAACCGCATGCCGCCCAGCAGCGGAGGCCGAATCGTGACCTTCTCGTCGTCCATCATGGGCACGCTCCTCCCGGGGTACGCGGCATACACAGCGACCAACGGCGCGGTGGAGGCGATGACGAGGATCCTGGCAAAGGAGGTGGCGGCGAAGGGGGTCACGGCCAACGTGGTGGCTCCTGGGCCGGTGCGCACGGAGCTGTTCATGGCCGGGAAGGACGAGGCGTTCGTGCGCAGCGTGGAGGCTCGGTCGATGGGGCGCCTCGCCGAGACGACGGACGTGGCGCCCGTGGTGGCGTTCTTGGCGAGCAACGCCGCGGGGTGGGTCAACGGCCAGGTCATCAGGGTCAATGGCGGTTTCGCGTGA